A section of the Saccopteryx leptura isolate mSacLep1 chromosome 6, mSacLep1_pri_phased_curated, whole genome shotgun sequence genome encodes:
- the YAE1 gene encoding protein YAE1 homolog → MTWVQAASLGPGGEEAGDVFDEEADESLLVQREWRSHMQRRVKEGYRDGVEAGKADTLQQGFNQGYKEGAEVIINYGQLRGTLSALLSWCHLHDNSLSLIGKINNLLDAVGQCEEYVLKHLKAITPQPHLVDLLDSIQDMELHHVVPAEKKTDEAEDKRLCENDAELNKNCAKSHSGVDCSSLECCGTQGYAHSENPSITWILEQTASLVKQLGLSVDIFQHLKQL, encoded by the exons ATGACGTGGGTTCAAGCAGCATCTTTGGGACCTGGTGGTGAAGAGGCGGGGGACGTGTTTGATGAGGAAGCGGACGAGTCGCTCCTAGTGCAGCGGGAATGGCGAAGCCACATGCAGAGACGAGTCAAG gaaggCTATAGAGATGGAGTAGAGGCTGGCAAAGCAGATACTCTACAACAGGGCTTCAATCAAGGTTATAAAGAAGGTGCAGAAGTCATTATAAACTATGGACAACTCAGAGGAACTTTgag tgCTTTGCTCTCCTGGTGTCACCTTCATGATAATAGTTTGTCTTTGATCGGTAAAATAAATAATCTTCTGGACGCAGTTGGCCAGTGTGAAGAGTATGTGCTCAAACATCTGAAAGCAATCACCCCACAGCCCCATCTTGTAGATTTATTGGACTCCATTCAGGATATGGAACTTCATCATGTAGTTCCAGCTGAGAAAAAGACTGATGAAGCTGAAGATAAAAGGCTCTGTGAAAATGATGCTGAGCTTAACAAAAATTGTGCAAAGAGTCATAGTGGGGTAGATTGTTCATCTTTAGAATGTTGTGGAACACAGGGGTATGCACATTCTGAAAACCCAAGCATCACTTGGATTTTAGAACAGACAGCCAGTTTAGTAAAACAACTGGGACTATCAGTAGACATATTTCAGCACCTCAAACAactatga